In a genomic window of [Empedobacter] haloabium:
- a CDS encoding CinA family protein, translated as MSTDINELAAQVGRALQDKELLLVTAESCTGGGVAQAITEIAGSTGWFDCGFITYSNASKTELLEVPAALIAQFGSVSEEVAAAMAQGALGSSNAHVAVSTTGIAGPTGAVPGKPVGTVCFGWANGDTVHTERLVFSGDRHAVREQTVVHALQGLLRFID; from the coding sequence GTGAGCACGGACATCAACGAACTGGCCGCCCAGGTAGGGCGCGCGCTGCAGGACAAGGAATTGCTGCTGGTTACCGCCGAGTCGTGCACCGGCGGCGGGGTGGCGCAGGCGATCACGGAAATCGCCGGCTCGACCGGCTGGTTCGATTGCGGCTTCATCACCTACTCCAACGCGTCCAAGACGGAGCTGCTGGAAGTGCCTGCCGCGCTGATCGCCCAGTTCGGCAGCGTCAGCGAGGAAGTGGCCGCCGCGATGGCGCAGGGCGCGCTGGGCAGCAGCAATGCCCACGTGGCCGTCTCCACCACCGGTATTGCCGGCCCTACGGGCGCCGTGCCGGGCAAACCGGTCGGCACCGTCTGCTTCGGCTGGGCCAACGGCGATACCGTCCACACCGAGCGCCTGGTGTTCTCCGGCGACCGTCATGCCGTGCGCGAACAGACCGTCGTGCATGCCTTGCAAGGGCTGCTGCGCTTCATCGACTGA
- a CDS encoding response regulator, which translates to MIRLRSLRHKLLGVIAMVILPAMLVSISTVVAYDLHVYQQTIRDDMRTQAELLGHMSAPALTFDDQRLAQENLSLLRLRPKVNAGAIYNARGALFARYAAPDQKPVIPARVGQPGFQFQSGKMQLFQPIYDNGELLGTVYLRADYEMMDRFLDYVLIGVLAALLALLIAWLVMRRLNEVITRPILNVAHVAREVMKTGDVSRRAERFGEDEVAELAESFNKMLSDIESRKRELENSNREIAREAEQRALAQQEVMRLNAELEQRVHERTMQLELANGELAMAMEEAKSANQAKSAFLSSMSHELRTPLNAILGFAQILTSDKLPSTLAQKKEFANHILKSGRHLLALINEILDLAKIESGAVALSMEPVALADILQECETMMAPLAGQRGIRLLFPQQVSYNVTADRTRLKQVLLNLLSNAIKYNREGGAVVVDCTTSAAEVLRISVQDTGMGLKQEQVRMLFQPFNRLGQESGAEEGTGIGLVVTKRLVELMGGTIGVSSSPGVGSVFWIDLKTTLPVPSPLEGLMPPPSGDGPLRERDNITVLYVEDNPANLKLVQEIISFRPELRLLTAPDGQLGLELARAHLPDLILMDINLPGISGLEALRLLRAEPRTAHIPVIALTANAMPRDVERGIAAGFFRYLIKPINIDEFTEAINSTISWLAERAHAEAGREE; encoded by the coding sequence GTGATCCGGCTGCGTTCCCTGCGCCACAAGCTGCTTGGCGTCATCGCCATGGTGATCCTGCCCGCCATGCTGGTGTCCATCAGCACGGTGGTCGCCTACGACCTGCACGTCTACCAGCAGACCATCCGCGACGACATGCGCACCCAGGCCGAGCTGCTCGGCCACATGAGCGCGCCGGCGCTGACGTTCGACGACCAGCGCCTGGCCCAGGAAAACCTCAGCCTGCTGCGACTGCGCCCCAAGGTCAACGCCGGGGCCATCTACAACGCGCGCGGCGCCTTGTTCGCCCGCTATGCGGCACCCGACCAGAAACCCGTCATTCCGGCGCGCGTCGGCCAGCCCGGCTTCCAGTTCCAGAGCGGCAAGATGCAGCTGTTCCAGCCCATCTACGACAATGGCGAGCTGCTGGGCACCGTCTACCTGCGCGCGGACTACGAGATGATGGACCGCTTCCTCGACTACGTGCTGATCGGCGTGCTGGCCGCGCTGCTGGCGCTGCTGATCGCCTGGCTGGTGATGCGCCGCCTGAACGAGGTGATCACGCGGCCGATCCTGAATGTGGCGCACGTGGCGCGCGAGGTGATGAAGACGGGCGACGTGTCGCGCCGCGCCGAGCGCTTCGGCGAGGACGAGGTGGCCGAGCTGGCCGAGTCGTTCAACAAGATGCTGTCCGATATCGAGAGCCGCAAGCGCGAGCTGGAGAACTCGAACCGCGAGATCGCGCGCGAGGCCGAACAGCGCGCGCTGGCGCAGCAGGAGGTGATGCGCCTGAACGCGGAGCTGGAACAGCGCGTGCACGAGCGCACGATGCAACTGGAACTGGCCAACGGCGAGCTGGCGATGGCGATGGAGGAGGCGAAAAGCGCCAACCAGGCCAAGTCCGCGTTCCTGTCCTCGATGAGCCACGAGCTGCGCACGCCGCTCAACGCCATTCTCGGCTTCGCCCAGATCCTCACGTCCGACAAGCTGCCCTCCACCCTGGCGCAGAAGAAGGAATTCGCCAACCACATCCTGAAATCCGGCCGCCACCTGCTGGCGCTCATCAACGAAATCCTGGACCTGGCCAAGATCGAGTCGGGCGCCGTGGCGCTGTCGATGGAGCCGGTGGCGCTGGCCGACATCCTGCAGGAATGCGAGACGATGATGGCGCCGCTGGCGGGCCAGCGCGGCATCCGGCTGCTGTTCCCGCAGCAGGTGTCGTACAACGTGACGGCCGACCGCACGCGCCTGAAGCAGGTGCTGCTCAACCTGCTGTCGAACGCCATCAAGTACAACCGCGAGGGCGGCGCCGTCGTGGTCGACTGCACCACCAGCGCGGCCGAGGTGCTGCGCATCTCCGTGCAGGATACCGGCATGGGCCTGAAGCAGGAGCAGGTGCGCATGCTGTTCCAGCCGTTCAACCGGCTGGGCCAGGAGTCCGGCGCGGAGGAGGGTACGGGCATCGGGCTGGTCGTCACCAAGCGCCTGGTCGAACTGATGGGCGGCACGATCGGCGTCTCCAGCAGTCCCGGCGTGGGCAGCGTGTTCTGGATCGACCTGAAGACGACGTTGCCGGTGCCGTCGCCGCTGGAAGGCCTGATGCCGCCACCGAGCGGCGACGGGCCGCTGCGTGAGCGCGACAACATCACGGTGCTGTACGTCGAGGACAACCCCGCCAACCTGAAGCTGGTGCAGGAGATCATCAGCTTCCGCCCCGAGCTGCGCCTGCTGACGGCGCCGGACGGCCAGCTGGGCCTGGAGCTGGCGCGGGCGCACCTGCCGGACCTGATCCTGATGGACATCAACCTGCCCGGCATCAGCGGGCTGGAGGCGCTGCGCCTGCTGCGGGCCGAGCCGCGCACGGCCCACATCCCCGTCATCGCGCTGACGGCCAACGCCATGCCGCGCGACGTGGAACGGGGAATTGCGGCAGGATTCTTCCGATACCTGATCAAGCCGATCAATATCGACGAATTTACCGAGGCCATCAACAGCACGATCTCCTGGCTGGCGGAGCGTGCCCATGCCGAGGCCGGAAGGGAAGAATGA
- a CDS encoding EAL domain-containing protein — translation MISRADILNASILIVDDQPVNVQLLEYLLQSTGYANVRSTTDPRVVADWHAEHRYDIIILDLQMPGMDGFDVMEALRPLEPDSYLPVLVVTAEPDKKQAALDAGARDFVTKPFDPVEVLTRIRNQIEVRLMQREARRHNTILEQTVRERTADLQRFRSAMDATADAIFLIDTGTMDLVDVNDGACRMLGYTRRQLLALEPVRIGLGHREDLQRQAEAALAHGDLRSPTLTETELLRQDHATVPAEVYWQLQQGGEAGDGVRQRTLICVARDISERRRAEELLAHAAHYDSLTGLPNRTLFYRTLMDAIELARDKEWRIVVLFIGLDRFKSVNDSLGAGMGDVLLREFSNRLVQCVRIRDTVGRLGGDEFGLILTMTRDQHDAVLVANEVRDALRAPFQLGEHQATLTASIGIAVYPDDAGDPETLVKYANTAMTQAKEAGSDAYRFFTAGMNVQVLARLDLEMALRRALDQDELELHYQPKVNLHTGRISGAEALLRWNRPGHGMVYPAEFVSVLEETGLIVRTGAWIIDAACRQIAAWLESPVGPIHVAVNVASRQFVEGDLERDINEALERHEVPPELLELELTETALMSNAERTIEVLTKLRELGIKVAIDDFGTGYSSLAYLQRFPIDKLKIDIAFVRNITTNPNDAAIALAIISMAHSLKLRVVAEGVESRPQLEYLRRNRCDEVQGFFFSRPLSPGDMGQLVVNGKALPPDPNAASEPPQTLLIVDDDVNVLSSLHRLFRRDGYRILTAASPAEGFDLLALHPVQVIVCDQRMPIMSGTEFLSKVKDMYPDTIRIILSGYTGLEAMLDSINRGAIYRFYTKPWDDIQLRDNIRLAFHHYWLMHGSGRQAGKPGEDHTALP, via the coding sequence ATGATCAGCCGGGCCGACATCCTGAACGCCAGCATCCTGATCGTGGACGACCAGCCCGTCAACGTGCAGCTGCTGGAATACCTGCTGCAATCGACAGGCTATGCCAACGTCCGCTCCACCACCGACCCGCGCGTGGTGGCCGACTGGCACGCCGAGCACCGTTACGACATCATCATCCTCGACCTGCAGATGCCGGGCATGGACGGCTTCGACGTGATGGAGGCGCTGCGCCCGCTCGAGCCGGACAGCTACCTGCCGGTGCTGGTCGTCACGGCCGAGCCGGACAAGAAGCAGGCTGCGCTGGACGCCGGCGCGCGCGACTTCGTCACCAAGCCGTTCGATCCGGTCGAGGTGCTGACGCGCATCCGCAACCAGATCGAGGTGCGCCTGATGCAGCGCGAGGCCAGGCGCCACAACACCATCCTGGAGCAGACGGTGCGCGAGCGCACGGCCGACCTGCAGCGCTTTCGCAGCGCGATGGATGCCACCGCAGACGCCATCTTCCTGATCGACACCGGCACGATGGACCTGGTGGACGTCAACGACGGCGCCTGCCGCATGCTGGGCTACACGCGGCGCCAGCTGCTGGCGCTGGAACCGGTCCGCATCGGGCTGGGCCATCGGGAGGACCTGCAGCGCCAGGCAGAGGCCGCGCTGGCGCATGGCGACCTGCGCTCGCCCACGCTGACCGAAACCGAGTTGCTGCGCCAGGACCACGCCACCGTGCCGGCCGAGGTGTACTGGCAGCTGCAGCAGGGTGGCGAAGCTGGCGACGGCGTGCGCCAGCGCACGCTGATCTGCGTGGCGCGCGACATCAGCGAACGCCGCCGTGCCGAGGAGCTGCTGGCCCACGCGGCCCATTACGACAGCCTGACCGGCCTGCCCAACCGCACGCTGTTCTACCGCACCCTGATGGACGCGATCGAGCTGGCGCGCGACAAGGAATGGCGCATCGTCGTGCTGTTCATCGGCCTGGACCGCTTCAAGAGCGTCAACGATTCGCTCGGCGCGGGCATGGGCGACGTGCTGCTGCGCGAATTCTCCAACCGCCTGGTGCAGTGCGTGCGCATCCGCGACACCGTCGGCCGCCTGGGCGGCGACGAGTTCGGCCTGATCCTGACGATGACGCGCGACCAGCACGACGCGGTGCTGGTGGCGAATGAAGTGCGCGACGCGCTGCGCGCACCGTTCCAGCTGGGCGAGCACCAGGCCACGCTGACGGCCTCGATCGGCATTGCCGTCTATCCGGACGACGCGGGCGACCCGGAAACGCTGGTCAAATACGCCAACACGGCGATGACGCAGGCGAAGGAGGCGGGCAGCGACGCCTACCGCTTCTTCACGGCGGGCATGAACGTGCAGGTGCTGGCGCGGCTGGACCTGGAGATGGCGCTGCGGCGCGCGCTGGACCAGGACGAGCTGGAACTGCACTACCAGCCCAAGGTCAACCTGCACACGGGCCGCATCAGCGGCGCCGAGGCGCTGCTGCGCTGGAACCGGCCCGGCCACGGCATGGTCTACCCGGCCGAATTCGTCAGCGTGCTGGAGGAAACGGGCCTGATCGTGCGCACCGGCGCGTGGATCATCGACGCGGCCTGCCGCCAGATCGCCGCGTGGCTGGAATCGCCGGTGGGGCCCATCCACGTCGCCGTCAACGTGGCGTCGCGCCAGTTCGTCGAGGGCGACCTGGAACGGGACATCAACGAGGCGCTGGAGCGCCACGAGGTGCCGCCGGAGCTGCTGGAGCTGGAGCTGACGGAAACGGCGCTGATGTCGAACGCCGAGCGCACCATCGAGGTGCTGACCAAGCTGCGCGAGCTGGGCATCAAGGTGGCGATCGACGACTTCGGCACGGGCTATTCCTCGCTGGCCTACCTGCAGCGCTTCCCGATCGACAAGCTGAAGATCGACATCGCCTTCGTGCGCAACATCACGACCAACCCGAACGACGCGGCGATCGCGCTGGCCATCATCAGCATGGCGCACAGCTTGAAACTGCGGGTGGTGGCGGAAGGGGTGGAAAGCCGGCCGCAGCTGGAATACCTGCGCCGCAACCGTTGCGACGAAGTGCAGGGCTTCTTCTTCAGCCGGCCGCTGTCGCCGGGCGACATGGGTCAGCTCGTCGTCAACGGCAAGGCGCTGCCGCCGGACCCGAACGCGGCCAGCGAGCCACCGCAGACGCTCTTGATCGTGGATGACGACGTCAACGTGCTGTCGTCGCTGCACCGGCTGTTCCGGCGCGACGGCTACCGCATCCTGACGGCCGCGTCGCCGGCGGAAGGCTTCGACCTGCTGGCGCTGCACCCGGTGCAGGTGATCGTGTGCGACCAGCGCATGCCCATCATGAGCGGCACGGAATTCCTCAGCAAGGTGAAGGACATGTACCCGGACACGATCCGCATCATCCTGTCCGGCTACACGGGTCTGGAAGCGATGCTGGACTCGATCAACCGCGGCGCGATCTACCGCTTTTACACCAAGCCCTGGGACGACATCCAACTGCGCGACAATATCCGGCTGGCGTTCCACCACTACTGGCTGATGCATGGCAGCGGGCGGCAGGCCGGCAAGCCGGGCGAGGATCACACCGCGCTGCCATAA
- the thiL gene encoding thiamine-phosphate kinase yields the protein MLSEFDLIKQYFDRPAGSGPQRAVLGIGDDCALLAAISGMQTAISSDMLVEGRHFFAGEDPRRLGHKSLAVNLSDLAAMGARPVGFTLALALPAAERDWLHGFSSGLFALADAHDCQLIGGDTTKGPLNICITVFGEVAPGRALRRDAARPGDDIWVSGTLGDARLALAGLRGELALDADALAAAATRMHQPTPRVALGVALAAQGLARAAIDISDGLVGDLGHILARSGVGATLDVDALPAGPALARQEQRLRRAFTAAGGDDYELCFTADPAQRERIVAAGAACGTAVTRVGRIEAQAGLRLVDGAGAPLELALAGFDHFA from the coding sequence ATGCTTTCCGAATTCGACCTGATCAAACAATACTTCGACCGCCCCGCCGGCAGTGGGCCACAGCGCGCGGTGCTGGGCATCGGCGACGACTGCGCGCTGCTGGCGGCGATTAGCGGCATGCAGACGGCCATCTCGTCCGACATGCTGGTCGAGGGCCGGCACTTCTTCGCTGGCGAAGACCCGCGCCGGCTCGGTCACAAAAGTCTGGCCGTCAACCTCTCGGACCTGGCGGCGATGGGCGCGCGGCCCGTCGGCTTTACCCTGGCGCTGGCGCTGCCGGCCGCCGAGCGCGACTGGCTGCACGGCTTTTCCAGCGGCCTGTTCGCGCTGGCCGACGCGCACGACTGCCAGTTGATCGGCGGCGACACCACCAAGGGTCCGCTCAACATCTGCATCACCGTGTTCGGTGAAGTGGCGCCGGGCCGGGCACTGCGGCGTGACGCCGCGCGGCCGGGCGACGACATCTGGGTCTCCGGCACGCTGGGCGACGCGCGCCTGGCGCTGGCCGGCTTGCGCGGCGAGCTGGCGCTGGATGCGGACGCGCTGGCGGCAGCCGCCACCCGCATGCATCAGCCGACGCCGCGGGTGGCGCTGGGCGTGGCACTGGCGGCGCAGGGGCTGGCACGCGCCGCCATCGACATCTCCGATGGCCTGGTCGGTGACCTTGGGCACATCCTGGCGCGCTCCGGTGTGGGCGCCACGCTGGACGTGGATGCGCTGCCCGCCGGACCCGCGCTGGCGCGGCAGGAACAGCGGCTGCGGCGCGCGTTCACGGCGGCCGGTGGCGACGATTACGAGTTGTGCTTCACGGCCGACCCGGCGCAGCGTGAGCGCATCGTGGCCGCGGGTGCCGCGTGTGGGACGGCGGTGACGCGGGTTGGGCGCATCGAGGCGCAGGCCGGCTTGCGGCTGGTCGATGGGGCGGGCGCGCCGCTTGAATTGGCGCTGGCGGGGTTCGATCACTTTGCTTGA
- a CDS encoding transposase, whose protein sequence is MTRPLRLEFPGACYHVTSRGDRREEIYRDDSDRLVWLDGLATVCQRFNFLVHAYCQMGNHYHLVVQTAEGNLSQGMRHLNGTYTQRFNRRHQLAGHLFQGRYHAVLVQRGSHLLELGRYVVLNPLRAGLVKSLDEWPWSSHPYVLGRYRAPAWLDVDGLLRQFGPERSRALQAYARFVTEGVGCASPLERAQHGLVLGDDDFVACHRTPVPGELLREVCKTQRRLFAMSLHEYEQEYPERDRAMAQAYRSAAYTMAQIAEHFDVSLKTVSRAVQRCEDAEARQMPGVAGE, encoded by the coding sequence ATGACCCGTCCCCTTCGCCTCGAATTCCCTGGTGCCTGCTATCACGTGACGTCGCGTGGCGATCGCCGCGAGGAGATCTATCGTGACGATTCCGATCGCCTGGTCTGGCTGGACGGATTGGCCACGGTCTGCCAGCGGTTCAATTTCCTGGTGCATGCCTACTGCCAGATGGGGAATCACTATCACCTGGTGGTCCAGACGGCGGAGGGCAATCTGTCGCAGGGGATGCGTCATCTGAACGGTACATATACCCAGCGCTTCAATCGCCGCCATCAGCTGGCGGGTCATCTTTTCCAGGGCCGCTATCATGCGGTGCTGGTGCAGCGCGGCAGCCACCTGCTGGAGCTGGGCCGCTATGTCGTCTTGAACCCGCTGCGCGCGGGATTGGTCAAGTCTCTCGACGAGTGGCCGTGGAGCAGCCATCCTTATGTTCTCGGCAGGTACCGGGCGCCGGCCTGGCTGGATGTCGACGGGCTATTGCGCCAGTTCGGCCCTGAACGCAGCCGTGCCTTGCAGGCGTATGCCCGTTTTGTTACCGAAGGCGTCGGGTGCGCGAGTCCGTTGGAGCGTGCCCAGCATGGACTAGTGCTGGGCGATGACGACTTCGTCGCGTGCCATCGCACGCCTGTCCCCGGTGAACTGCTGCGTGAAGTCTGCAAGACCCAGCGGCGGCTGTTTGCCATGTCCCTGCACGAATATGAGCAGGAGTATCCCGAGCGTGATCGGGCGATGGCACAGGCGTATCGGTCCGCAGCTTACACAATGGCACAGATCGCTGAGCATTTTGACGTCTCGCTGAAGACTGTCAGCCGCGCGGTCCAGCGGTGTGAGGATGCGGAAGCCCGGCAGATGCCGGGCGTTGCAGGGGAGTGA
- a CDS encoding NADP-dependent malic enzyme yields MDSSSDKKEELRQQLRLAALEYHECPRPGKISVTPTKQLTNQRDLALAYSPGVAAPCEEIVVDPAAAYKYTARGNLVAVISNGTAVLGLGNIGALASKPVMEGKGVLFKKFAGIDVFDIEINEQDPDKLIDVIAALEPTFGGVNLEDIKAPECFYIERELRKRMKIPVFHDDQHGTAIIVGAAILNGISLVGKNIKECKLVVSGAGAAALACLDLIVDLGFPIENIYVTDLAGVVYKGRTELMDPDKERFARDTTARTLGEVIADADIFLGLSAGGVLKQDMVRQMAAKPIILALANPNPEILPEDVKAVRDDAVICTGRSDYPNQVNNVLCFPYIFRGALDCGATTITREMEIAVVHAIAELAHAEQSDIVATTYGFTNLSFGPEYLIPMPFDPRLLIKIAPAVAKAAEDSGVATRPIKNLEAYADSLQEFVYRSGTFMKPLFSVAKGTHPDLKRIVYAEGEEERVLRAVQVVVDERLARPILVGRPAVLEQRIEKFGLRLKLGIDFDVINPDYDDRYRDYWSAYYELTNRKGVTEEYAKLEMRRRHTLIGAMMIKKGDADGMICGTFGTTQLHLHYIDQVLGKRPGANVYAAMNVLVLPERQLVMVDTHVNENPTAEQLAEITLMAAEEMRRFGLSPSVALLSHSNFGSSNSESAQKMRATLKLVQERAPDLEIDGEMHGDTALDSKLRKKLMPNSRLERDANLLVAPNIDSANIAYNLVKTAAGNGIAIGPILLGCAAPVHILTPSATVRRIVNMTALCVVDVVAQRKG; encoded by the coding sequence ATGGATTCGTCATCTGACAAGAAAGAGGAACTGCGTCAACAACTGCGTCTCGCGGCGCTGGAATATCACGAGTGCCCACGTCCGGGCAAGATCAGCGTGACCCCGACCAAGCAGCTGACGAACCAGCGCGACCTGGCGCTGGCGTATTCGCCCGGCGTTGCCGCTCCCTGCGAAGAAATCGTCGTCGACCCCGCCGCCGCCTACAAATACACGGCGCGCGGCAACCTGGTGGCCGTCATCTCGAACGGCACCGCCGTGCTGGGCCTGGGCAATATCGGCGCGCTGGCGTCGAAGCCCGTCATGGAAGGCAAGGGCGTGCTGTTCAAGAAGTTCGCCGGCATCGACGTGTTCGACATCGAGATCAACGAGCAGGACCCGGACAAGCTGATCGACGTGATCGCCGCGCTCGAACCCACGTTCGGCGGCGTCAACCTGGAAGACATCAAGGCGCCCGAGTGCTTCTACATCGAGCGCGAGCTGCGCAAGCGGATGAAGATTCCCGTCTTCCACGACGACCAGCACGGCACCGCCATCATCGTCGGCGCCGCCATCCTGAACGGCATCTCCCTGGTCGGCAAGAACATCAAGGAATGCAAGCTGGTGGTCTCCGGCGCGGGCGCCGCGGCGCTGGCCTGCCTCGACCTGATCGTCGATTTGGGCTTCCCGATCGAGAACATCTACGTGACCGACCTGGCCGGCGTGGTCTACAAGGGCCGCACCGAGCTGATGGACCCGGACAAGGAACGCTTCGCCCGCGACACCACCGCCCGCACCCTGGGCGAGGTGATCGCCGATGCCGACATCTTCCTGGGCCTGTCCGCCGGCGGCGTGCTGAAACAGGACATGGTGCGCCAGATGGCCGCCAAGCCGATCATCCTGGCGCTGGCCAATCCGAATCCGGAAATCCTGCCGGAAGACGTCAAGGCCGTGCGCGACGACGCCGTCATCTGCACCGGCCGCTCGGACTATCCGAACCAGGTCAACAACGTCCTCTGTTTCCCGTACATCTTCCGCGGCGCCCTCGATTGCGGCGCCACGACGATCACGCGCGAAATGGAAATCGCCGTGGTGCACGCGATCGCCGAGCTGGCGCACGCGGAGCAGTCCGACATCGTGGCCACGACCTACGGCTTCACCAACCTGTCGTTCGGCCCGGAATACCTGATCCCGATGCCGTTCGACCCGCGCCTCTTGATCAAGATCGCGCCAGCCGTCGCCAAGGCGGCGGAGGATTCGGGCGTGGCCACCCGTCCGATCAAGAACCTGGAAGCGTACGCCGACAGCCTGCAGGAATTCGTCTACCGCAGCGGTACCTTCATGAAGCCGCTGTTCTCGGTGGCCAAGGGCACGCACCCTGACCTGAAGCGCATCGTCTACGCCGAAGGCGAGGAAGAGCGCGTGCTGCGCGCCGTGCAGGTGGTCGTCGACGAGCGCCTGGCGCGCCCGATCCTGGTCGGCCGTCCCGCCGTGCTGGAACAGCGCATCGAGAAGTTCGGCCTGCGCCTGAAGCTGGGCATCGACTTCGACGTGATCAACCCGGACTACGACGACCGCTACCGCGATTACTGGAGCGCCTACTACGAACTCACCAACCGCAAAGGTGTGACGGAGGAGTATGCAAAGCTGGAAATGCGCCGCCGCCACACGCTGATCGGCGCCATGATGATCAAGAAGGGCGACGCCGACGGCATGATTTGCGGCACCTTCGGCACCACCCAGCTGCACCTGCACTACATCGACCAGGTGCTGGGCAAGCGCCCGGGCGCCAACGTCTACGCGGCGATGAACGTGCTGGTACTGCCGGAGCGCCAGCTGGTGATGGTCGATACGCACGTCAACGAGAACCCGACGGCGGAACAGCTGGCCGAGATCACGCTGATGGCGGCCGAGGAAATGCGCCGCTTCGGCCTGTCGCCGTCCGTCGCGCTGCTGTCGCACTCGAACTTCGGCTCCTCCAACAGCGAGTCGGCGCAGAAGATGCGCGCCACCCTGAAACTGGTGCAGGAACGTGCGCCGGACCTGGAGATCGACGGCGAGATGCACGGCGATACGGCGCTGGATTCGAAGCTGCGCAAGAAACTGATGCCGAACTCGCGCCTGGAACGCGACGCCAACCTGCTGGTGGCGCCGAACATCGATTCGGCCAACATCGCCTACAACCTGGTGAAAACGGCGGCCGGCAACGGCATCGCCATCGGCCCGATCCTGCTGGGCTGCGCGGCGCCGGTGCACATCCTGACACCGTCGGCCACCGTGCGCCGCATCGTCAACATGACGGCGCTGTGCGTCGTCGACGTGGTGGCGCAGCGCAAGGGCTGA
- a CDS encoding DUF2214 family protein, with the protein MTDLVLAITHHLIVFGIAAVLAAELALMRPAAMSPHTVRLLGRFDAAYGALAVAILAIGFARVWFGAKGPDFYLPNHVFWTKVGAFAVVGLLSIKPTLRILAWQKALKANASFVPPLDEVDTLRRRLLVEIHVFALIPVFAALMARGIGLG; encoded by the coding sequence ATGACCGACCTCGTCCTCGCCATCACCCATCACCTGATCGTGTTCGGCATCGCGGCCGTGCTGGCGGCCGAGCTGGCACTGATGCGTCCCGCGGCGATGTCGCCGCATACCGTGCGGCTGCTCGGCCGTTTCGATGCGGCCTATGGCGCACTGGCCGTCGCCATCCTGGCGATCGGTTTCGCGCGCGTGTGGTTCGGCGCCAAGGGCCCGGACTTCTATCTTCCCAACCACGTGTTCTGGACCAAGGTCGGCGCGTTCGCCGTGGTCGGCCTGTTGTCCATCAAGCCGACCTTGCGCATCCTCGCCTGGCAGAAGGCGCTCAAGGCCAACGCCAGCTTCGTACCGCCACTGGACGAGGTGGACACGCTGCGCCGGCGGCTGCTGGTCGAGATCCACGTGTTCGCGCTGATCCCCGTTTTTGCCGCCCTGATGGCGCGCGGCATCGGTCTCGGCTGA
- the gmd gene encoding GDP-mannose 4,6-dehydratase, with protein MQTTKRALVTGISGQDGAYLAQLLLEKGYEVTGTFRRTSSVNFWRIEELGIQNHPNLKLVEHDLTDLSSSIRLLQNGQFSEIYNLAAQSFVGVSFEQPLTTAEITGLGAVNLLEAIRIVDPKIRFYQASTSEMFGKVQAIPQKEDTPFYPRSPYGVAKLYAHWMTVNYRESYGIFGSSGILFNHESPLRGREFVTRKITDSVAKIKLGKLDVLELGNLDAKRDWGFAKEYVEGMWRILQADQPDTYVLATNRTETVRDFVTMAFKAADIAIEWQGEGETETGHDAQSGKVLVRVSPKFYRPAEVDLLIGDPAKAKAVLGWEPKTTLEELCQMMVEADLRRNQAGFSF; from the coding sequence ATGCAAACCACCAAACGCGCCCTGGTAACGGGCATCTCGGGCCAGGATGGCGCCTATCTCGCGCAACTGCTGCTGGAAAAAGGCTATGAAGTCACCGGTACGTTCCGTCGCACGAGTTCCGTCAACTTCTGGCGCATCGAGGAACTGGGCATCCAGAACCACCCGAACCTGAAGCTGGTCGAGCATGACCTGACGGACCTGTCGTCGTCGATCCGCCTGCTGCAGAATGGCCAGTTCAGCGAGATCTACAACCTGGCCGCGCAGAGCTTCGTCGGCGTCTCGTTCGAGCAACCGCTGACCACCGCCGAAATCACCGGCCTGGGCGCCGTGAACCTGCTGGAAGCGATCCGCATCGTCGATCCGAAGATCCGCTTCTACCAGGCGTCCACCTCCGAAATGTTCGGCAAGGTGCAGGCGATCCCGCAGAAGGAAGATACCCCGTTCTACCCGCGCAGCCCGTACGGTGTGGCCAAGCTGTACGCGCACTGGATGACCGTCAACTACCGCGAGTCGTACGGCATCTTCGGCTCCTCCGGCATCCTGTTCAACCACGAGTCGCCACTGCGTGGCCGTGAGTTCGTCACCCGCAAGATCACCGACTCGGTCGCCAAGATCAAGCTGGGCAAGCTGGACGTGCTGGAACTGGGCAACCTGGATGCCAAGCGCGACTGGGGCTTCGCCAAGGAATACGTGGAAGGCATGTGGCGCATCCTGCAGGCCGACCAGCCCGACACCTACGTGCTGGCGACCAACCGCACCGAGACCGTGCGCGACTTCGTGACGATGGCGTTCAAGGCAGCCGACATCGCCATCGAATGGCAAGGCGAGGGCGAAACCGAGACGGGCCACGACGCCCAGAGCGGCAAGGTGCTGGTGCGCGTCAGCCCGAAATTCTACCGTCCGGCCGAAGTGGACCTGCTGATCGGCGATCCGGCCAAGGCCAAGGCCGTGCTGGGCTGGGAGCCGAAGACCACGCTGGAAGAGCTGTGCCAGATGATGGTCGAGGCCGACCTGCGTCGCAACCAAGCCGGCTTCTCGTTCTGA